In a single window of the Neodiprion virginianus isolate iyNeoVirg1 chromosome 1, iyNeoVirg1.1, whole genome shotgun sequence genome:
- the LOC124303333 gene encoding protein naked cuticle homolog 1 has translation MATGLVKWCRARFLAGYKPFSVVGGGPEGSDAEELLAGVAAPCSSSPPPPLPLLTPPESPTTPTPPTVNEDQTNSHATRQLSFEEFECDVSVAEGDRRRQEFSFTLYDFDGHGKITKDDIAGLVTTIYDTLGASIQVPPCGSKTIKVKLTVSPDQRTGQAHVTPVKTANLPQSLPAPAPCCHVKHVTSCGHAKHASRRVPRRRRVQRHRCQSEHGADSPTEDDARNLPASQSKQEELRRRVGPVPHLPSPYSNSSEGDVSEDSDASPLLTPLTPLVPNQPRKRSGAMQRQQLLEIIQANMEKNNLSFHASRKRHQNEQARIPLRSPYTEPSSPYIQRCRPLQTPRQPTYHKPVREQPHHPNSLPDVPAKPRGNGRKPRIHHSPQTCTPPHPAESYGQVHTVSQNLTTSATPNNLNSTNPNNTNNQNHTNNQCNNLHTNNQRNEAHIHPPNSGKPGKKHQLKHATREQDQARAMAQVVRWLEREFSQGAAAAAGRRHVHEHIHHHYHHYHTEALV, from the exons ATGGCTACTGGATTGGTCAAGTGGTGTCGTGCAAGGTTCCTCGCTGGCTACAAGCCCTTTTCTG TTGTTGGCGGAGGTCCCGAAGGGAGCGACGCCGAAGAGTTGCTGGCGGGCGTCGCGGCGCCGTGCAGCAGCTCTCCACCTCCACCGCTGCCCTTGCTTACGCCGCCGGAATCTCCTACGACTCCAACACCGCCAACCGTCAATGAAGATCAGACGAATTCCCATGCAACGAGACAGCTTAGCTTTGAG GAGTTCGAGTGCGACGTTTCTGTAGCAGAGGGCGATAGACGAAGGCAGGAGTTTTCCTTCACCTTGTACGACTTTGATGGTCATGGCAAGATCACCAAAGATGATATTGCCGGACTGGTTACAACTATTTACGACACTCTGGGTGCTTCAATTCAAGTCCCACCATGTGGCAGTAAAACAATTAAAGTAAAACTGACTGTATCACCAGATCAGAGAACTGGTCAAGCACATGTAACACCTGTAAAAACGGCCAACCTTCCTCAAAGCTTACCTGCCCCAGCACCTTGTTGCCATGTTAAACATGTTACTTCCTGCGGTCATGCGAAACATGCGTCTCGCAGAGTTCCCAGGAGGAGAAGAGTACAACGTCATCGATGTCAG tcAGAGCATGGAGCGGATAGTCCAACGGAAGATGACGCTAGAAATTTACCAGCAAGTCAATCGAAGCAAGAAGAACTTAGAAGAAGAGTTGGGCCAGTACCTCACTTGCCTTCACCTTACTCAAACAGTTCAGAAGGTGATGTTAGCGAAGATAGCGACGCATCACCGTTGTTAACACCTCTCACACCTCTGGTTCCAAATCAGCCCAGAAAGCGTAGTGGTGCTATGCAAAGACAGCAGTTGCTCGAAATTATTCAAGCAAACATGGAGAAAAACAATCTCAGTTTTCACGCATCTAG gaAACGACACCAAAACGAGCAAGCACGCATTCCACTTCGAAGTCCATATACGGAACCCTCGAGTCCTTACATCCAGAGATGTAGACCGCTGCAAACACCTCGTCAACCGACCTATCACAAGCCAGTTCGGGAGCAACCTCATCATCCAAATTCCTTGCCCGATGTTCCAGCAAAGCCTAGGGGGAATGGGAGGAAGCCGCGTATACACCACAGCCCTCAGACATGTACCCCACCACATCCGGCCGAAAGTTATGGACAAGTGCATACAGTTTCGCAAAATCTGACCACTTCAGCCACCCCGAATAATCTAAACTCGACCAATCctaataatactaataaccAGAATCATACTAATAATCAATGTAATAATCTGCACACGAATAATCAGCGAAACGAAGCTCATATTCATCCGCCGAATAGTGGAAAACCGGGTAAAAAACATCAATTGAAACATGCCACACGAGAGCAGGATCAGGCGAGAGCCATGGCCCAGGTTGTTCGTTGGCTAGAACGTGAGTTTTCTCAAGGTGCTGCTGCAGCTGCTGGTCGGAGACATGTTCATGAACATATTCATCATCACTATCATCACTATCATACCGAGGCACTTGTATAA